A stretch of Myxococcus hansupus DNA encodes these proteins:
- a CDS encoding MDR family MFS transporter encodes MRTTHRPLTTLALALSLFMAALEATVVSTAMPTVVGELGGIQHYAWVFTAYMLSSTITVPIYGKLADLYGRKPVLLFGIALFLVGSIASGMSTSMAMLIAFRTLQGLGAGAMQPVALTIIGDLYTLEERAKVQGAFSAVWGLAGLIGPITGGFIVKYLTWHWVFFINVPVGVGCVILLLSHFHERVERKPQQLDYAGAALLTGWVVALLVGVQGVGMNLWGLPVAAVLLAAFVAVERKAPDPIIPMSIFKVPAIVISSIAGALFSAAMFGATTYVPLFVQAVLGGTPTEAGGMITPMIVGWPLAAVVAGKLLLKTGFRPLIVGGLGLTVVGTSLMALLLGPQAPKLVPEVAMGLFGVGMGFASTALLIAVQTSVGWELRGVATASNMFFRTIGGAIGVGLMGGVMVSQLLKDPTVPISAANALMSPDHGQGLPAELVAKLSGALGTGLSINFWLMCAFTVAAFAAGLFFPKVARTKTVSASDVAAPH; translated from the coding sequence ATGCGAACCACCCATCGACCCCTGACCACCCTGGCCCTGGCCCTGAGCCTCTTCATGGCCGCCTTGGAGGCGACTGTCGTCTCCACCGCCATGCCCACGGTGGTGGGCGAGCTGGGTGGCATCCAGCACTACGCGTGGGTCTTCACCGCGTACATGCTGTCGTCCACCATCACCGTGCCCATCTACGGGAAGCTGGCGGACCTGTACGGCCGCAAGCCGGTGCTCCTGTTCGGCATCGCCCTGTTCCTGGTGGGCTCCATCGCCAGCGGCATGTCCACGTCCATGGCCATGCTGATCGCCTTCCGGACGCTCCAGGGCCTGGGCGCGGGCGCCATGCAGCCGGTGGCGCTCACCATCATCGGGGACCTCTACACGCTGGAGGAGCGCGCGAAGGTCCAGGGCGCGTTCAGCGCGGTGTGGGGACTGGCGGGCCTGATTGGCCCCATCACCGGCGGCTTCATCGTGAAGTACCTCACGTGGCACTGGGTCTTCTTCATCAACGTCCCGGTGGGCGTGGGCTGCGTCATCCTGCTGCTCAGCCACTTCCACGAGCGCGTGGAGCGCAAACCCCAGCAACTGGACTACGCCGGCGCCGCGCTGCTCACCGGGTGGGTGGTGGCGCTGCTCGTCGGGGTGCAGGGCGTGGGAATGAATCTGTGGGGGCTGCCCGTGGCGGCCGTGCTGCTGGCGGCGTTCGTCGCCGTGGAGCGCAAGGCGCCCGACCCCATCATCCCCATGTCCATCTTCAAGGTGCCCGCCATCGTCATCTCGTCCATCGCGGGAGCGCTCTTCTCCGCGGCGATGTTCGGCGCCACCACCTACGTCCCGCTGTTCGTCCAGGCCGTCCTGGGCGGCACGCCGACCGAGGCCGGCGGGATGATCACCCCCATGATTGTCGGTTGGCCGCTGGCGGCCGTGGTGGCCGGCAAGCTGCTGCTCAAGACGGGCTTCCGTCCGCTCATCGTGGGCGGGCTGGGGTTGACCGTCGTGGGCACCTCGCTGATGGCGCTGCTGCTGGGCCCCCAGGCGCCGAAGCTGGTGCCCGAGGTGGCCATGGGCCTGTTCGGCGTCGGCATGGGCTTCGCCTCCACCGCGCTGCTCATCGCCGTGCAGACGAGCGTGGGCTGGGAGCTGCGCGGCGTGGCCACGGCCAGCAACATGTTCTTCCGCACCATCGGCGGCGCCATTGGCGTGGGGCTGATGGGCGGCGTCATGGTGTCGCAGCTCCTCAAGGACCCGACGGTGCCCATCTCCGCGGCCAATGCCTTGATGAGCCCCGACCATGGACAGGGCCTGCCCGCGGAGCTGGTGGCGAAACTGAGCGGCGCGCTGGGCACCGGCCTGAGCATCAACTTCTGGCTGATGTGCGCCTTCACGGTGGCCGCCTTCGCGGCGGGGCTGTTCTTCCCGAAGGTGGCCCGCACCAAGACGGTTTCAGCCAGCGACGTGGCGGCGCCGCACTGA
- a CDS encoding saccharopine dehydrogenase family protein, with product MSAEGRSGDIIVVGGYGQVGREVVRVLAPAFPGRVVVAGRSAARAEALARRTGEGARGLALDITSPTALSRLEGAALVVMCLDQRTTFFVEQCLRAGIDYVDVTANGDSLAAFERLGPLAREAGSTAVVSVGIAPGLTQLLAAQAVSRLDATQRLDLFVLLGAGDVHGAAAIEWTLENLAAPFDVYRDGVLQRVHSFRETTDVQFPGERQARPAWRFNFPDQRAAARTLSVPTVSTWLRFDPSWLGGVAAFAVKAGLGRLLHRAWVRRALTWLSQRVHAGSDAFAVMARAEGQVAGVPAVRWAAVQGHREAEATGRVAAEVARELLTGRRPGGVLHLDQFVEQPEALVRRVVEAVPDARYETSPTGAVTEAVIPHAVLAARG from the coding sequence ATGAGTGCTGAGGGGCGGAGCGGGGACATCATCGTCGTTGGGGGTTATGGGCAGGTCGGAAGGGAGGTGGTGCGCGTCCTGGCGCCCGCGTTCCCGGGCCGCGTCGTGGTGGCGGGACGGAGCGCCGCTCGCGCGGAAGCCCTCGCGAGACGAACGGGCGAGGGCGCTCGAGGGCTCGCGCTGGACATCACGTCGCCCACGGCCCTCTCCCGCCTCGAAGGCGCGGCGCTGGTGGTGATGTGCCTGGACCAGCGGACCACGTTTTTCGTCGAGCAGTGTCTGCGGGCGGGCATCGACTACGTGGACGTGACGGCCAACGGTGACTCGCTGGCGGCTTTCGAGCGCCTGGGGCCGCTCGCCCGTGAGGCCGGGAGCACCGCTGTCGTCAGTGTCGGCATCGCGCCGGGACTCACCCAGCTTCTGGCCGCGCAGGCCGTGTCCAGGCTCGATGCGACGCAGCGCCTGGACCTCTTCGTCCTGTTGGGGGCGGGGGATGTCCACGGCGCGGCGGCCATTGAATGGACACTGGAGAACCTGGCCGCTCCGTTCGACGTCTACCGGGACGGTGTGCTCCAGCGGGTTCACAGCTTTCGTGAGACCACGGATGTCCAGTTCCCTGGGGAGCGCCAGGCGCGGCCTGCGTGGCGATTCAACTTCCCGGACCAGCGCGCCGCGGCGCGGACCTTGTCCGTGCCCACCGTTTCCACGTGGCTTCGCTTCGACCCTTCGTGGCTGGGCGGGGTGGCCGCGTTCGCCGTGAAAGCCGGCCTGGGGCGCCTGCTGCACCGGGCCTGGGTTCGTCGTGCGCTGACCTGGCTCTCGCAGCGTGTTCACGCGGGCTCGGATGCGTTCGCGGTGATGGCGCGGGCCGAGGGACAGGTCGCGGGCGTGCCCGCCGTCCGGTGGGCCGCGGTGCAAGGCCACCGGGAAGCGGAGGCGACGGGCCGGGTCGCCGCGGAGGTGGCTCGCGAGCTGCTCACAGGCCGACGGCCCGGTGGTGTGCTTCACCTGGACCAGTTCGTCGAACAGCCCGAGGCCCTCGTCCGGCGCGTCGTCGAGGCCGTGCCGGACGCGCGGTATGAGACGAGCCCCACGGGGGCGGTCACCGAAGCTGTCATCCCGCATGCGGTGCTCGCGGCGCGGGGATAG
- a CDS encoding glycoside hydrolase family 6 protein, translated as MQLRDIASSPSRRLSLLLAAALVSACGPSEPAAPVDSDESTGVSTAALTELVSNGNFNSGTVTPWWSGANTQSRVENGRLRVDVGGGTANPWDALIGQSGIPLVSGRAYTLAFTASASVSTTVRVTVQLESAPYTAVFDRQVTFDGTSRRFTFPFTSSLATQAGQVTFQFGGRPASLSAFLDDVSLTTENGSGGGGPLAMTSGFYIDPNSNPANWVRANSGDSRAARIQASIANNMTARWFAAWSGNITTAVSSFVAAADAADKLPVLVAYNIPGRDCGSHSGGGAGTPDAYRTWISAFASAIGNRPAVVIIEPDAVAQLDCLANDAERQTRISLIRYATEQFRDRAPNTWAYLDAGNALWINADTMAQRLENMGVRNVRGFALNVSNFYTTAQSASYAGNVNASLSSRYGYTKPFVVDTSRNGNGSNGEWCNPAGRRIGTTNQVGVGGAEMTLWIKVPGDSDGQCGVGPNSPAGTFMPDVALRMIDGL; from the coding sequence GTGCAACTTCGTGACATCGCCAGTTCGCCGTCCCGTCGTCTTTCCCTGCTGTTGGCCGCCGCGCTCGTGAGCGCCTGTGGTCCCTCCGAGCCGGCCGCCCCGGTGGACTCCGACGAGTCCACAGGCGTCAGCACCGCCGCGCTCACGGAGCTGGTCTCCAACGGCAACTTCAACAGTGGAACCGTCACGCCGTGGTGGAGCGGCGCCAACACGCAGTCGCGCGTGGAGAATGGCCGTCTGCGCGTGGACGTTGGCGGAGGGACGGCCAACCCCTGGGATGCCTTGATTGGTCAGAGCGGCATCCCCCTGGTGAGTGGCCGGGCGTACACGCTGGCCTTCACCGCGTCCGCGTCGGTGAGCACGACGGTGCGCGTGACGGTGCAACTGGAGAGCGCCCCGTACACCGCCGTGTTCGACCGGCAGGTGACGTTCGATGGAACGTCGCGGCGCTTCACGTTCCCCTTCACGTCGTCGCTGGCCACGCAGGCGGGGCAGGTGACCTTCCAGTTCGGCGGCCGCCCGGCGAGCCTCAGCGCGTTCCTCGATGACGTCTCGCTCACCACGGAGAATGGCAGCGGGGGTGGCGGTCCCCTGGCGATGACGAGCGGCTTCTACATCGACCCGAACTCGAACCCCGCCAACTGGGTCCGCGCCAACAGCGGGGACTCGCGCGCGGCGCGCATCCAGGCCTCCATCGCGAACAACATGACGGCCCGTTGGTTCGCCGCGTGGAGCGGCAACATCACCACGGCGGTGTCCAGCTTCGTCGCCGCCGCGGACGCCGCGGACAAGCTGCCCGTGCTGGTGGCGTACAACATCCCCGGCCGGGACTGCGGCAGTCACTCGGGGGGCGGCGCCGGAACGCCGGACGCCTATCGCACGTGGATCTCCGCGTTCGCCTCGGCCATTGGCAACCGTCCCGCCGTCGTCATCATCGAGCCGGACGCCGTCGCCCAGCTCGACTGCCTGGCCAACGACGCCGAGCGGCAGACGCGCATCAGCCTGATTCGCTACGCGACGGAGCAGTTCCGGGACCGCGCGCCCAACACCTGGGCGTACCTGGACGCGGGGAACGCGCTGTGGATCAACGCGGACACCATGGCCCAGCGACTGGAGAACATGGGCGTGCGCAACGTGCGGGGCTTCGCCCTCAACGTGTCGAACTTCTACACCACCGCGCAGTCGGCCTCGTACGCCGGCAACGTGAATGCCTCGCTGAGCAGCCGCTACGGCTACACCAAGCCCTTCGTCGTGGACACCAGCCGCAACGGCAACGGCTCCAACGGTGAGTGGTGCAACCCCGCGGGCCGGCGGATTGGGACCACGAACCAGGTGGGCGTCGGCGGCGCGGAGATGACCTTGTGGATCAAGGTCCCCGGGGACTCGGATGGCCAGTGTGGCGTCGGGCCCAACTCGCCCGCCGGGACGTTCATGCCGGACGTGGCGCTGCGGATGATCGACGGCCTGTAG
- a CDS encoding amidase — translation MTYQRNPVKAPRVSGMALKAFVKSLESGVGSVMLDKLTRDSGIDRWRELSAGDAPPLQFPLPPGSAATESQTPTEQAARAIASASGPPERESVAAYARAYREGSADPVSVVGRIHDAISRLDSGKTRLGLFIARKPDEVHRAAEASTERLRAGRPLSVLDGVPVVLKDEVDLAGFPTTLGTRFRTQVATADSTVAARLKAAGAIILGKANMNEIGINPIGLNPHHGAARNPWDTGRITGGSSSASAAAVAAGLCPVSIGADGGGSIRIPAALCGIVGLKATWGRIPETGVPPLCWNVGHVGPMGLTVDDVAAAYALLAGPDGHDLVSQGQSPHHLSGYEDGALSGVRLGICWDYFEDADADVVARCKEAVAALTAAGARVVEVPPPDLNAVLWTHSCIILSEMSESMGPSMKEHLSDFGLDTRTNLAIGRHFRATDLVHALRHRHRLTREVLAQMADVDVFVTPTTASTAPVIPEAALPDGESNLPVVDALMRFVRLANLTGFPSLSVPAGFDEEGLPVGVQLTGRPYEEHLLLRLGRVVERASEHRVPPVHLRALR, via the coding sequence ATGACCTACCAACGCAACCCGGTGAAGGCGCCCCGCGTGTCGGGCATGGCGCTCAAGGCCTTCGTGAAGTCGCTCGAGAGCGGCGTCGGGTCCGTGATGCTGGACAAGCTGACCCGCGACAGCGGCATCGATCGCTGGCGTGAACTCTCCGCGGGGGACGCGCCGCCGCTCCAGTTCCCCTTGCCCCCGGGCTCGGCCGCCACGGAGTCGCAGACGCCCACCGAGCAGGCCGCGCGGGCCATTGCGTCCGCTTCCGGTCCGCCGGAGCGCGAGAGCGTCGCCGCCTATGCTCGCGCGTACCGCGAAGGCTCAGCGGATCCGGTCTCCGTGGTGGGCCGGATTCATGACGCCATCTCGCGGCTGGACAGCGGGAAGACGCGCCTGGGCCTCTTCATCGCGCGCAAGCCCGATGAAGTGCACCGCGCCGCCGAGGCCTCCACGGAGCGTCTGCGCGCCGGCCGTCCCTTGAGCGTGCTCGACGGCGTCCCCGTCGTCCTGAAGGACGAGGTCGACCTGGCCGGGTTCCCCACGACGCTGGGCACGCGGTTCCGCACGCAGGTGGCCACCGCGGACTCGACGGTGGCGGCGCGGCTCAAGGCCGCGGGCGCCATCATCCTCGGCAAGGCCAACATGAACGAGATTGGCATCAACCCCATCGGGTTGAATCCCCACCATGGGGCCGCTCGCAACCCCTGGGATACGGGCCGCATCACCGGTGGCAGCTCCAGCGCCTCCGCCGCGGCGGTGGCGGCGGGCCTGTGCCCCGTGAGCATTGGCGCGGATGGTGGCGGCTCCATCCGCATCCCCGCCGCCTTGTGCGGTATCGTGGGCCTCAAGGCGACGTGGGGGCGCATTCCGGAGACGGGCGTGCCGCCGCTGTGCTGGAACGTGGGCCACGTGGGGCCCATGGGGCTCACCGTCGACGACGTCGCCGCCGCGTATGCGCTGCTCGCGGGGCCGGATGGACATGACCTCGTCTCGCAGGGGCAGTCGCCGCATCATCTGTCTGGCTACGAGGACGGCGCCCTGAGCGGTGTTCGGCTGGGCATCTGCTGGGACTACTTCGAGGACGCAGATGCCGACGTCGTGGCCCGCTGCAAGGAGGCCGTGGCGGCATTGACGGCCGCGGGGGCGCGTGTGGTGGAGGTTCCTCCGCCCGACCTCAACGCGGTGCTGTGGACCCATAGCTGCATCATCCTGAGCGAGATGTCCGAGTCGATGGGCCCGTCCATGAAGGAGCACCTGTCGGACTTCGGGCTCGACACGCGCACCAACCTCGCCATCGGCAGGCACTTCCGGGCCACGGACCTGGTGCATGCCTTGCGGCACCGGCATCGGCTGACGCGCGAGGTGCTCGCGCAGATGGCGGACGTGGATGTGTTCGTGACGCCCACGACGGCCTCCACCGCGCCCGTGATTCCGGAGGCGGCGCTGCCCGATGGTGAGTCGAACCTCCCCGTGGTCGATGCCCTCATGCGCTTCGTCCGCCTGGCCAACCTGACGGGCTTCCCGTCCCTGTCGGTGCCGGCCGGGTTCGACGAAGAGGGCCTCCCCGTGGGGGTTCAGCTCACCGGAAGACCCTACGAGGAGCACCTGCTGCTGCGGCTGGGGCGCGTGGTGGAGCGGGCCTCCGAGCACCGGGTCCCACCTGTTCATCTGCGCGCACTTCGCTGA